The sequence AGTGTCTTGCCCTGCAGCTGAAGCACCTGCCCCCCCACAGCCGCCTGCTGGCTGAGACCCACTACCACGTCGCCACCACACTGTGCTACATGGACCAGTACAGCCAGGCCATCCAGCACTACAACAGCTCGGTTAAAGTCATCGAGACCCGTCTGGGTAAGATGTCTTTCGCTGCAGACGTGCTTTTTTCAGAGCTGCGTGTCCTTTATCATTGTAATCTTTAGTTGAGTGAAAATAAGCTTACTGATGGTCTATTCACAAAAATACAGCACTGcttctaaaagttgatggcagCTGTGGGTCTGCAGTATTCCTGTTATGTTTTCTTGTACTCATCATACATTGTCTGTGTATAGCCATGTTGCAGGAGGCGATCGACGCAGCAGGTGGTGCGGCTGAAGAAAAGAATGAGATGGACGAGCTGAAGCAGCTTCTGCCCGACATCAAGGAAAAGGTGGAGGATGCCAAGGAGAGCCAGAGAACCGGCAGCGCTGCCTCCCAGGCCATCCAGCAGACACTAGTGAGTACATGACAATGGTCTGAATACCAGTTGAGTAGTCTTAAACCTTAGAGTGCATTTTTATACATCTTGGCTTGCAAGCCTTAAAGCTACCAGTGTGTAAATCCACCGAGCCTTTCAGTGCTTAATGACTGACCTCTTTCAGGGCGGAGCCTCAACCTCAACCTCGTCATCAGCATTCTCATGTGAAAATGGTGGCCCTTCATCATCTTCAGCTTCAGCTTTTGCAACAGTCAACAAGGTAAGGACATAGTACttggacatttaaaaaagtttaACTGCTTCGCTTACTGACTGAAATAAAACTgatcctacatttatttttaaacaacTCTTCCTTTTCAGATCCCAGTTAAATCGTCTGGCAGCGCCTCGTCTTCCAAGGCAGTCTCAAACATCTCCCATCTAGTCAGGAAAAAGGTAAGCTCCGCTCAAGTATTCACaaatgtattacttttattCCATCTTGATTGCTGCAACTTTCATACCTCTGACATATCAAAGGCCAGTCATGATTTTTCAGTCCATTCTGCCTTCTGAAACAAAACCATTTGATCATTTAAAATTCTAAACCTGACATCTGACTGGCAGTACAATAACCTGTATGTTAAAACTGGCCATGTACTGCCCTCAATTTAGAAAAGTCAACGTGCTTGCCTGCTTTGGTTGTCGGGATGTCATGGCTCTCTGCTCGTGTCAATCTTTAGCCTGTGTTCTGGTTTTTGTGTGAACGGTGACGTCTGTTGGTTCATGTAGTTTCGGCATGTGGTTGCGGTACGGCTTAATGCTGTCAACAAAGCTTTTGAttttagtgtgtgtgcatgagacAGTGTTTGACCTTGACATATCCATATTTGGCTTCCCTCTTCACAGTAGCTGCCAGTCTTCTCTTCCCCTCCTTCTCACCGGTTTTTTGTTTCATCACAGaggaaaccagaggaggagagcccAGTAAAGGACACTGATGCTAAACAAGCGAAACAGGAAGCCACAGTTAATGGCAGCGGTGACTCTAGTGCCAGCAACGGCAAAGGAGTCCAGGAGGGCAAATCACAGGAGGCGAGTGATGGGCTCATGTCTTAATATGAGTTTCAAAGACGGCACTCCAACTTGAAGTTTGTGCTGTGACGCTGCTACCCTGCTTTGATGAGAGATGGCTCCACGAACAGAAAATAACTACTTTCATATAGTTTCTGGTGGAGTTCCAGTCCCCCTCTTACTATGAAGTAATCTGAAAAAGCTGGCATGTTGCTGTCTGCTTCTATGGAAGGCTTATTAAAACTACATAAAAGCCCACAAGGAAGTTGGGAGGAGTCCTTGGTAATTTGATGACTTGACTCATATGGGTTGTCATACATGATGACACCATTGcattggggaaaatgtttgtctttgacCCTTGCTGGTTGTCTGTCTTTCTGCAAAATAAGTGAAGATGGTTTTTTTACTCTAATGGAAGCCAAATACAATGGTGTTCTTCCACAGGGCATTTGTAAGTGGACATGCAGCATTGGCTGTTACTGTGGTTGTCTTTAGCTGTTGGACAAGCTTCAAACCTTCCTATTTTCATTACTCTAAGTTCACATATCTGTGGAACTGTCTTTTTACTGAAACAAATGAAGTCTGTCTGAAGTCTTTTTACAAGCTTGGTAAAACTGCAGACACACCAGCAGTCTGCAACTTTTCTTGAGATGAGCAGGCGGCTCGCTCAGCCTTGCCTTTGTGATAATAACTTAATGTGTTCTTGTGTCCTGTAGCCTGCCAGCTCGTCGGCCGCTGCGGGGTCTTCAGCGTGACATCCTCGTTACTTTCCTGATCTCTGAAACCAGCACAGCATGCCTGTCCAGCCCCTCAACCTTCAACActtttgtttctgtaaataaGATCCATTTTCATAGATTTGTCTGTCCAGTTTTGTATACTTGTAGTAaaaaattaaatgaataaagaaTTTGCATATGCAATTTTGTTGTTGGCTTTTTATTTTTAGCTTTACTGGAACTTTTATCATAATGCTTCAACAGTTTGCTGCTGCACCTGTAATCTTGCTCAACTTGATTTTAATTCCAACAAAAGGAAAGTACATGTCTTTAGCAGATGAAGATCAGAGCCCTCGTATAAACCTTCACAAATGATCATGTGTTGTGTCCTGATGTGTTAGTGTTCAACCCTGACTGGTCTCTTGGTGGAGGGTCTTGGTGGTTGGTGCAGGACTTAAGGGGGCAGATACTCCACTCCTGAGGGCTGTGTAACTGAAACTGGCAGTGTTGCTTCTATGTGGACAAACGCAGGATGTGAAGAAGCTGGTGACAAGACGCAAGGTAAACAAACTGCATGACATTTAAGAATTGTTTTTGTTCTGTTGAGCCCCCGGTGTTTCAATAATAAATACTCCAGTGCAATGATGGTCACTAGTTTGTTCCCTTATGTTCATATCCTACCACAACTAAACATTTAGTGATTATGTTTGGCCGAGTCTAACATCTCCGTCTTGTAACCAGATGTACACACAGCTCCAGGTTCCCCCCTCAATTTTACAGAAACACACATACTATCTGGTTTATCATTTACTTCCTTGCTTTACTCTACCGAACACTTCAGCAAACCCCACTTAGATTTCTTCCTAGATAAAACAAGTCATAACAGCTAATCTGCTGTTTAGTAAGCAACTACTTACTACTGGTGTTGAACTGAGGACCTGAGTTGATCTGGCACCCTCCAGTGGCCACTGCGCAGCTGCTGGTTTACAGAAAATCATAAAATGTTAAAACATCAATTTTGATAACGGGACAATAGCCGATGTCAGGGTTGCTTGATAATCTCGGATAGTTTCATGATCAACTCTGCTAGTTAGTGCATTCATTGTAATaacctttgttttattttaaaaagtaacaTTTCTATAAAGTTGCTTTTGAGAACCACAGCATTAATTCACCTCCAGGAGTGAGCTACCACCAGGCGCAGCACCCTTTGagaaacatcttccccaagccTTAGAAAACCACAAAAACAGTGGAAAACTACAAAAACAGCTCTTAAAACCAAGAGGACTCGACATAATTTCAAGAAAGATAAGTTGGCTGAAACTTTGCCAGATCAGAagattatttaatatgattgaGACACAATTATTTTTAACCAAAATATGATTATGGGGTATTTGGGAGGATCGGAATATACTGTACACATAACGGCATGGGTGTCCAACATGCATGTTCTTAGTGGAGAGGAGAAGGATCTGGCTGAAGCTGAGGAACATCATCTGTATCACCGTCACACAAACAGTCAAATTACCTGGAGATATTAACCAGAATGTATGAGTTGCCCTTATCTGCTGTGTTCTTTTGGAAAGTAATTTTTGAACTACAACTGTAACAGATGTACTAGTGAAAGAGCTGCATGAATGTGAGTCTTCAGCTGGAGTGGGAGTATCTGTGGGGGAGGCGGAGGAGGGTCTCTCATGGGCCTGGGCTCCATCTCTCTGCCATAAATCTGCAGGAAGCTCTCCCTCTGAATCAGCTCAAGGtcagtcctctctgctgatgaACACA is a genomic window of Pseudochaenichthys georgianus chromosome 4, fPseGeo1.2, whole genome shotgun sequence containing:
- the LOC117445874 gene encoding histone-binding protein N1/N2-like isoform X3 gives rise to the protein MPEEMSAASSYGSAEEKPCSSSSAAAAADSSVDVAEEAKKLIGTGNRHLVMGDVVSAVSVFQDACSMLAAKYGDTAEECGEAFFLCGKSLLELARMENSVLGNALEGVPEESEEEDEPISSNIESANNLDDDDDDEDGEQNGQEEEEVGNLQLAWEMLEVAKVIYKKKEGKEDQLMAAQTYLKLGEVSAESGNYPQALDDFQECLALQLKHLPPHSRLLAETHYHVATTLCYMDQYSQAIQHYNSSVKVIETRLAMLQEAIDAAGGAAEEKNEMDELKQLLPDIKEKVEDAKESQRTGSAASQAIQQTLGGASTSTSSSAFSCENGGPSSSSASAFATVNKIPVKSSGSASSSKAVSNISHLVRKKRKPEEESPVKDTDAKQAKQEATVNGSGDSSASNGKGVQEGKSQEPASSSAAAGSSA